The Microbacterium horticulturae region AGCGAGGACCCGACGGCCCTCGAGCAGGTGAAGGCCCTCGGGTACCTGCAGGCGCCTGTCGTCATCACCGATGAGGGGCACTGGTCGGGCTTCCGCCCCGACAAGATCGACGAACTCGCCTCCCGCTTGGCCTGATCATGCCCGTCGCAGTGGCCGCGCCGCTGCTGGTCTACTTCTCCAGCGTCTCCGGCAACACGGCGCGATTCATCGAGAAGCTGGGACTGCCGGCCCGCCGGATCCCGTTGCACATGGGGCCGCACACCGCTGAGCCGCCGTTGCACGTCGATGAGCCGTTCGTACTCGTCACCCCGACGTACGGCGGCGGCCAGGGCCGCGGCGTCGAGAAGGGCTCCGTGCCCAAGCAGGTCATCAAGTTCCTCAACGACGAGGACAACCGCCGGTGGATCCGCGGGGTCATCTCCGCGGGCAACACCAACTTCGGCCAGGCGTACTGCCTGGCCGGAGAAGTCATCAGCCGCAAGTGCAACGTGCCGCACCTGTATCGGCTCGAATTGTTCGGCACGCCCGAGGACGTCGCCCGTGTGGGCGATGGATTGGAAAAATGGTGGAAGCTGCAGTGACCGAGACGGCATCCTTCAAGACCGAGGCGCGTTTCGACGGCATGGATTACCACGCCCTCAACGCGATGCTCAACCTGTACGACGCCGACGGCAAAATCCAGTTCGACGCCGACAAGCGTGCCGCGCGGGAGTACTTCCTGCAGCACGTGAACCAGAACACCG contains the following coding sequences:
- the nrdI gene encoding class Ib ribonucleoside-diphosphate reductase assembly flavoprotein NrdI translates to MPVAVAAPLLVYFSSVSGNTARFIEKLGLPARRIPLHMGPHTAEPPLHVDEPFVLVTPTYGGGQGRGVEKGSVPKQVIKFLNDEDNRRWIRGVISAGNTNFGQAYCLAGEVISRKCNVPHLYRLELFGTPEDVARVGDGLEKWWKLQ
- the nrdH gene encoding glutaredoxin-like protein NrdH: MAITVYTKPSCVQCNATYRALDAKGIEYEVHDLSEDPTALEQVKALGYLQAPVVITDEGHWSGFRPDKIDELASRLA